The following is a genomic window from Fulvia fulva chromosome 9, complete sequence.
ATTTCGCCGTTGCTCGCCGAGCAGATCCCAGAAACCCGTCCACGTATCCTCACGACCAAGACTGGAGAGCGAGTAATTGTTGACCCGCAAGTCACATACTCGCGCGTCTTCTTGTACTTTTACGTAAGTGGATGTTGAAAGAAGTCATGGGGTAGCTCTGCAAAACGAGCAGGCAGTCTATGGCTTCTGCGCCTCTGAAACACCCAGACTAATAATCACCTCAGATGATGATCAACGCAGGATCACTGGTTGGCGGTATCGGCATGGTCTATGCCGAGCGCTTCATCGGCTTCTGGCTATCTTACGCACTGCCAACTTTCATGTTCTTCCTCGCCCCAATCGTCCTCATCGGCTGCAAGAAGTTCTACAAGCTCGCACCTCCAACCGAGTCCGTCCTCTCAAAGTCATTCAAGACCTTGAGCCTCGCAAGCAAGGGCTGCTGGTCCGCAAACCCCATCCAGACCTACAGGAACTTCCAGCGGGACGACTTCTGGGAGAAGGTCAAGCCAAGCAAGCTCGGAGACAGCGCACCGGCATGGCTACAAGGCGTCGACGATGTCTGGATCGACCAGGTCGCTCGTGGTTTCAACGCTTGCAAGGTCTTCACCTGGTTGCCACTCTACTGGCTTGCGTACAACCAGATGGTTGGAAACTTGACGTCCATGTCTGCGACTATGCAGCTGAATGGTGTGCCCAACGATCTGATCAACAACCTCAACCCATTGACCTTGGTCATCTTCATCCCCATCTTCGACGGCTTAATCTACCCAGCGATCCGAAAGACTGGATTCAACTTCACTCCCATCAAGCGCATCACATGGGGTTTCTTCCTCGCCAGCATGGCCATGGTGTCAGCGACGGTTATCCAATACTACATCTACCAGAAGTCGCCATGTGACAGCACCGAGGTCAACAGCGGCGTTGGGTGTGAGGCTCCAATCAATGTCTGGGTACAAGCCATGCCATACTGCTTGGTTGCCTTCTCCGAAATCTTCGCCTCCGTCACTGGTCTCGAATACGCATTCAGCAAGGCGCCAGAGAACATGAGAGGTCTCGTCATGGGTGTCAACCTTGTGCAAACCGCATTCTCCGCTGCTATCGGTCAAGCTTTGGTGCCTCTTGCTGAGGATCCTCTGTTGGTGTGGAACTATACCGTCACGGCTATCTTGGCGTTCCTGGGTGGTGTTGGTTTCTGGTTTACATGGCGATCACTCGATGCTAGAGAGGACGAGCTGAACTTGATTGAGGAGACCAAGTACAAGGGTCGTGGTGCTGCTGCGAGAGCATCGATGGATGTTGAACGTGCTTAGAAGTGATACCCTATTGATGTGTAATCAAAAGTATGTGCAAGACGAGTTTATTCATCCTCAAGCTCCAACTTCATGACGATGCGATGTGTATAACAACTTTATGCTGCTCGAGGGTGTTGCGTGCCGCAATTGTTCGATTCTCCCAGCTGAGCTGATCGTTCCCGGTGGCCAACAAATGGCAAGCCAAGCTATAAAATGTAGTGCTGGAGAGCCGGTGACCGTCTTAAGGGGAGGCGCGAAGGGTATGCGCCCGCATCGATAGCGCCGCATCGCCGATACTTCGTAGCGCAACCTTTCGACGTCGCTCTTTCTAGCTAGCTCTGTTTTAAAGCTACAATATCGCTGTCCgtgtcgtcgtattaagtATAAGgtagctatatatagatagagagatatttcattaagctgttgtagtgccctttggcctat
Proteins encoded in this region:
- a CDS encoding putative peptide transporter ptr2 is translated as MSANLDQDLAVMAQARRPSVADEKAAVYSEKGVSSLDDGSRTTPGRDGDEPTMEEMKTLRRISGKIPWTAYTVTFVEFCERFSYYGTTAVFVNFIQQPRPFGSRAGNIMNNETCFNAPGWDRDACLQPGGLGQDQRASTGLTTFNQFWAYVMPLVGGYIADTYLGRYMTIQWSILAAIIGHTVLIVSSIPTVMDNPNGALGCFAVGLVIMGCGTGGFKSNISPLLAEQIPETRPRILTTKTGERVIVDPQVTYSRVFLYFYMMINAGSLVGGIGMVYAERFIGFWLSYALPTFMFFLAPIVLIGCKKFYKLAPPTESVLSKSFKTLSLASKGCWSANPIQTYRNFQRDDFWEKVKPSKLGDSAPAWLQGVDDVWIDQVARGFNACKVFTWLPLYWLAYNQMVGNLTSMSATMQLNGVPNDLINNLNPLTLVIFIPIFDGLIYPAIRKTGFNFTPIKRITWGFFLASMAMVSATVIQYYIYQKSPCDSTEVNSGVGCEAPINVWVQAMPYCLVAFSEIFASVTGLEYAFSKAPENMRGLVMGVNLVQTAFSAAIGQALVPLAEDPLLVWNYTVTAILAFLGGVGFWFTWRSLDAREDELNLIEETKYKGRGAAARASMDVERA